The following proteins are encoded in a genomic region of Enterocloster clostridioformis:
- a CDS encoding IS256 family transposase — MTEGKRNIVHQLLEEYDIQTAEDIQEALKDLLGSTLKEMMEAEMDEHLGYGRSERSDSDDYRNGYKPKRINSSFGSMDIQVPQDRKSTFEPQVVRKRQKDISGIDQKIISMYAKGMTTRQISDTLMDIYGFEASEGFISDVTDKILPQIEDWQNRPLEEVYPVVYIDAIHYSVREDGVIRKLAAYVILGLTLEGKKEVLSIQIGENESSKYWLCVLNELKNRGVKDILILCSDGLTGIKEAITAAFPKTEQQRCIVHMVRNTLKYVSDKDRKAFATDLKTIYHAANEEKALEALEKVTEKWTPKYPNSMKRWHDNWDVVSPIFKFSMEVRKVIYTTNAIESLNSTYRKLNRQRSVFPGSTALLKALYLATFEATKKWTMPIRNWGQVYGELSIMYEGRLPE, encoded by the coding sequence ATGACGGAGGGGAAAAGGAACATCGTCCATCAGCTCCTGGAAGAGTATGACATCCAGACTGCGGAGGATATCCAGGAAGCCCTCAAAGACCTGCTGGGGAGCACCCTGAAGGAGATGATGGAAGCGGAGATGGATGAGCATCTCGGCTATGGGAGGTCAGAACGGTCGGATTCGGATGATTACCGCAATGGCTACAAGCCCAAGCGGATCAACAGCAGCTTCGGGAGCATGGACATCCAGGTGCCCCAGGACAGGAAGTCCACGTTTGAACCCCAGGTGGTAAGAAAGCGCCAGAAGGACATTTCCGGCATTGACCAGAAGATCATATCCATGTATGCAAAAGGCATGACAACCCGCCAAATCTCGGATACCTTGATGGACATTTATGGTTTTGAGGCTTCGGAAGGGTTCATCTCGGACGTGACGGACAAGATACTGCCGCAGATTGAAGACTGGCAGAACCGCCCGCTGGAGGAAGTCTATCCCGTGGTCTACATCGACGCAATCCATTATTCCGTGCGGGAGGACGGGGTAATCCGCAAGCTTGCCGCCTATGTCATCCTCGGCCTTACGCTGGAAGGTAAAAAGGAAGTCCTGAGCATACAGATCGGGGAGAATGAAAGCTCCAAGTACTGGCTCTGCGTTCTGAACGAGTTGAAGAACCGCGGTGTGAAGGATATCCTCATTCTCTGCTCGGACGGGCTCACGGGCATTAAGGAAGCCATAACGGCGGCATTCCCGAAGACGGAGCAGCAGCGCTGCATCGTACATATGGTACGGAACACGCTGAAATACGTCTCCGACAAGGACCGGAAAGCATTTGCCACGGACCTGAAAACCATCTACCATGCCGCAAACGAGGAAAAGGCGCTGGAGGCGCTGGAGAAGGTGACGGAAAAGTGGACGCCAAAGTACCCCAACTCAATGAAACGCTGGCATGACAACTGGGATGTGGTATCCCCCATCTTCAAGTTTTCCATGGAGGTCAGGAAGGTGATCTATACTACCAACGCGATCGAGAGCCTCAACTCTACCTACCGGAAGCTCAACCGCCAGCGGAGCGTGTTCCCGGGCAGCACGGCGCTCTTAAAGGCTCTGTACCTGGCCACGTTCGAGGCGACGAAGAAGTGGACCATGCCCATCCGCAACTGGGGGCAGGTCTATGGGGAACTGTCCATTATGTACGAAGGCAGACTGCCGGAATAA
- a CDS encoding 4Fe-4S dicluster domain-containing protein, producing the protein MVTNDATILRLKHDVLYEVAKAAWEGNLDEKREQIPYSMIPGPQATYRCCIYKEREIIRQRVRLAEGKCPTGKDTSNVVQVINAACEECPIASYIVTDNCRKCMGKACQNSCNFGAISMGRERAYIEPGKCKECGKCSQACPYNAIAHLERPCKKICPVDAITYDEYGICVIDEKKCIQCGACIHSCPFGAIGSKTFMVDVIRLIKAGKRVVAMVAPATEGQFGPDITMASWKIALKQLGFADMIEVGLGGDMTAAYEAEEWAQANKEGKKMTTSCCPAFVNMIKQHFPMLLENMSTTVSPMCAVSRMIKSQAPDTVTVFIGPCIAKKSESLDLNVKGNADYAMTFGEIRAMMRAKGVELQPAENDYQESSVFGKRFGNGGGVTAAVLECLKEMDENTDIKVARCNGAAECKKALLLMKVGKLPEDFVEGMACVGGCVGGPSRHKTETEAKKARDQLIGAAEERHVLENLKKYPMDEFSMHRH; encoded by the coding sequence ATGGTAACCAATGATGCTACGATCCTGCGTTTGAAACACGATGTACTTTACGAGGTGGCTAAGGCTGCGTGGGAGGGAAATCTGGACGAGAAGCGGGAGCAGATTCCATATTCCATGATACCGGGACCTCAGGCGACTTACCGCTGCTGTATCTATAAGGAAAGGGAAATCATTCGGCAGAGGGTCCGCCTGGCAGAAGGAAAATGTCCCACCGGGAAGGACACATCCAATGTGGTCCAGGTCATCAACGCGGCCTGCGAGGAGTGTCCCATTGCATCCTACATAGTGACAGATAACTGCCGTAAATGTATGGGCAAGGCCTGCCAGAACTCCTGTAATTTCGGAGCCATCAGCATGGGGCGTGAAAGGGCCTATATCGAGCCCGGCAAATGTAAGGAATGCGGCAAATGCTCACAGGCCTGTCCCTATAACGCCATTGCTCATCTGGAGCGTCCTTGTAAGAAAATTTGTCCGGTAGATGCCATTACTTATGATGAGTACGGTATCTGCGTGATTGATGAGAAGAAGTGTATCCAGTGCGGAGCCTGTATCCATAGCTGCCCGTTCGGGGCCATAGGATCCAAGACCTTTATGGTAGATGTGATCCGCCTGATTAAAGCAGGAAAAAGGGTGGTTGCCATGGTGGCACCTGCTACGGAGGGACAGTTTGGTCCTGACATTACCATGGCCAGCTGGAAGATTGCATTAAAGCAGCTGGGATTTGCGGATATGATAGAAGTGGGATTGGGCGGAGACATGACAGCAGCCTACGAGGCAGAGGAATGGGCCCAGGCAAATAAGGAGGGAAAGAAGATGACTACCTCCTGCTGTCCCGCGTTTGTGAACATGATTAAGCAGCATTTTCCAATGCTGCTGGAGAATATGTCCACCACAGTGTCACCTATGTGTGCTGTCTCCAGAATGATAAAGAGCCAGGCTCCGGATACAGTCACAGTATTCATCGGCCCCTGCATAGCCAAAAAGAGTGAGAGCCTGGACTTGAATGTAAAGGGCAATGCAGACTATGCAATGACCTTCGGTGAGATAAGAGCCATGATGCGCGCCAAGGGTGTGGAGCTTCAGCCGGCCGAGAACGATTATCAGGAAAGCTCTGTGTTTGGAAAGCGATTTGGCAACGGCGGCGGAGTGACGGCGGCTGTGCTGGAATGTCTGAAGGAGATGGACGAAAACACGGATATCAAAGTGGCCCGCTGCAACGGCGCCGCAGAGTGCAAGAAGGCACTGCTGCTCATGAAGGTAGGAAAGCTTCCGGAAGATTTCGTGGAAGGCATGGCCTGTGTGGGCGGCTGTGTGGGCGGTCCCAGCCGTCATAAAACGGAGACAGAGGCCAAGAAGGCCAGGGACCAGCTGATTGGAGCTGCTGAGGAGAGGCATGTGCTGGAGAATTTGAAGAAGTATCCAATGGATGAGTTTTCGATGCATAGGCATTAA
- a CDS encoding DUF1016 family protein, with protein sequence MEIQESKQIQLISDIKDKIKAAQYRALLNVNEQLIRLYWDIGNDLKRV encoded by the coding sequence ATGGAAATACAGGAAAGCAAGCAGATTCAGCTCATATCGGATATCAAGGATAAAATTAAAGCTGCACAGTACAGAGCGTTGCTGAATGTAAATGAGCAACTGATCAGACTGTACTGGGATATCGGGAATGACCTGAAGAGAGTATGA
- a CDS encoding SpoIIE family protein phosphatase: protein MGITVDVAYKSLNKYTEILCGDKVELLQTEDSNIMILADGMGSGVKANILSTLTSKILGTMFLNGATLEECVDTISETLPICQVRQVAYSTFSILQVYHNGDAYLVEYDNPGCIFIRDGKLMEIPKNVRVMQGKEINEYRFKVKKGDALILMSDGTIHAGVGELLNFGWLWQDIADYAVRQYPLTVSAMRLAASISRACDELYQFRPGDDTTVACMRIIDSKPVHLMTGPARNPEDDVRMVQDFMDDANAKTIVCGGTSATIVSRVLGKKLDVSLDYVDPEIPPIAYMDGVDLVTEGVLTLNRVLQLLRRYVKNETVSEEFFQELDKPNGGSMVAKVLIEDCTEVHLYVGKAINSAYQNPGLPFDLGIRQNLVEQLRHVIEEMGKTVVVTYY, encoded by the coding sequence ATGGGAATTACAGTGGATGTTGCATATAAAAGCCTGAACAAATACACCGAAATCCTGTGCGGGGACAAGGTGGAGCTTTTGCAGACCGAGGATTCCAACATCATGATTCTGGCAGATGGCATGGGAAGCGGGGTTAAGGCCAATATCCTGTCCACGCTGACCTCTAAGATACTGGGAACCATGTTCCTCAATGGGGCTACCCTGGAGGAATGTGTGGATACCATCAGTGAGACCCTTCCCATCTGCCAGGTCAGGCAGGTAGCCTATTCCACCTTCAGCATACTGCAGGTATACCATAATGGTGATGCGTATCTGGTGGAATATGATAATCCCGGATGCATATTCATCCGGGACGGAAAGCTTATGGAGATACCGAAAAATGTACGGGTCATGCAGGGCAAGGAAATCAACGAGTACAGATTCAAGGTCAAAAAAGGCGATGCCCTGATTCTCATGAGTGACGGCACCATTCATGCGGGAGTGGGTGAGCTGCTGAATTTCGGATGGCTGTGGCAGGACATTGCGGACTACGCGGTGAGACAGTATCCCCTGACGGTATCGGCCATGCGTCTGGCTGCCAGCATCAGCAGGGCCTGTGATGAGCTGTATCAGTTCCGGCCCGGAGATGATACCACGGTGGCGTGTATGCGTATTATTGACAGCAAGCCGGTTCATCTCATGACTGGTCCTGCCAGGAATCCGGAAGACGACGTCCGCATGGTCCAGGATTTTATGGATGATGCCAATGCCAAGACCATTGTCTGCGGAGGAACCAGCGCCACTATCGTGTCCAGAGTGCTGGGAAAGAAGCTGGATGTATCCCTGGATTATGTGGATCCGGAGATACCCCCCATCGCATACATGGATGGCGTGGATTTGGTTACGGAGGGAGTCCTTACCCTTAACCGGGTTCTCCAGCTGCTGCGCAGATATGTGAAGAATGAGACTGTATCCGAAGAATTTTTCCAGGAGCTGGATAAGCCCAACGGAGGTTCCATGGTGGCCAAGGTGCTCATAGAAGACTGCACGGAGGTTCACCTGTATGTGGGAAAGGCAATCAACAGCGCGTACCAGAATCCGGGACTTCCCTTTGACCTGGGTATCCGCCAGAATCTGGTGGAACAGCTGAGGCATGTGATTGAGGAGATGGGAAAAACAGTGGTGGTTACATATTACTAA
- a CDS encoding helix-turn-helix domain-containing protein, with protein MAIDKLFSGESKSIEYKVDVPGKSEKYMKTVVAFANGRGGRIVFGIDDSTLDVTGMNPDTIFQTIDSITNAISDSCEPRIIPDVTLQTVGDKTVIVVEISSGKMRPYYLKSKGIVDGTFIRVAGTTRLAPDFMLKELILEGQNRYYDSEPCDGLTVTKDDIKKLVTI; from the coding sequence ATGGCAATAGACAAACTGTTTTCAGGTGAATCAAAGAGCATCGAATATAAAGTAGATGTACCGGGAAAAAGTGAAAAGTATATGAAAACGGTAGTTGCCTTTGCCAATGGACGTGGTGGAAGGATTGTATTTGGTATTGATGATTCAACATTAGATGTAACAGGCATGAATCCGGATACAATTTTCCAGACTATAGACTCTATCACCAATGCTATATCAGATAGTTGTGAGCCGAGGATTATCCCGGACGTGACGTTACAGACAGTTGGAGATAAGACCGTTATTGTTGTAGAAATCAGTTCTGGTAAAATGCGCCCGTATTACTTAAAATCAAAGGGAATAGTAGACGGAACATTTATCCGGGTTGCAGGAACGACCCGTCTTGCACCTGATTTTATGTTAAAGGAATTGATACTGGAAGGACAGAACCGCTATTATGACAGTGAGCCGTGTGATGGCTTGACAGTTACAAAAGACGACATTAAAAAACTTGTCACGATTTAA
- a CDS encoding CatA-like O-acetyltransferase, which translates to MANSYKTIDESTWERAVHCMVFRNSIEPSFCVTFEADITNFKKKVKAEGISFTLAMVYAVCKCANEVEALRYRFLDGKVVLYDKIDTAFTYLNKETGLFKVVNVPFVDDLTEYVELASKTADEQKEYFTGPLGNDVFQCSPMPWVTYTHISHTNSGKKDNATPLFDWGKYYEKDGRTIIPVSIQAHHSFVDGIHIGQFVDALQNYFDEQNRNNM; encoded by the coding sequence ATGGCAAATTCGTATAAAACAATTGATGAATCAACGTGGGAGCGTGCCGTGCACTGCATGGTTTTCAGAAACAGCATAGAGCCGTCTTTCTGCGTGACTTTTGAAGCGGATATCACGAACTTCAAGAAAAAAGTAAAGGCAGAAGGCATCTCGTTCACTCTGGCGATGGTGTATGCTGTCTGCAAATGCGCAAATGAAGTAGAGGCACTAAGGTACAGATTTTTAGATGGGAAAGTTGTTCTGTATGATAAAATTGATACAGCCTTTACATATCTCAACAAGGAAACCGGATTGTTCAAAGTAGTGAATGTACCTTTCGTGGATGACCTGACAGAGTATGTTGAACTGGCTTCGAAAACAGCAGATGAGCAGAAAGAATACTTTACCGGTCCTCTGGGAAATGATGTATTCCAGTGTTCGCCCATGCCGTGGGTGACTTATACGCATATTTCCCATACAAATTCAGGGAAGAAGGATAATGCCACACCGCTGTTCGATTGGGGAAAGTACTACGAGAAAGATGGACGTACAATAATCCCCGTTTCAATTCAAGCACATCATTCTTTTGTTGACGGGATTCATATCGGGCAGTTTGTTGACGCGTTACAGAATTATTTTGATGAGCAAAATCGGAACAATATGTAG
- a CDS encoding [Fe-Fe] hydrogenase large subunit C-terminal domain-containing protein has translation MGMEIIDFKATKCKHCYKCVRYCGVKAIQVKDERAVIMPDKCILCGHCLKICPQSAKTLKSDLNMVRGFLREGMRVVVSIAPSYMGLLKYKTIGQVRGALLRLGFEDVRETSEGAAFVTAEYAKLLAEHKMENIITTCCPSANDLVEIYYPQLIPYLAPVVSPMIAHGKLLKEELGRDVKVVFLGPCIAKKKEALDLRHEGYIDAVLNFNDINKWLEEKDIVIEDCEDRPFTAFDPKVNRLYPVTNGVVNSVLATEEKGDGYRKFYVHGEDNCIDLCKSMSRGEIKGCFIEMNMCSGGCIKGPTVDEEFISRFKVKLDMEESICREPAEEKQMEPVWENVNFRKRFEDHSPRDPQPTEEQIREILRMTNKLKPEDELNCGACGYPTCREKAIAVFQHKAEVSMCIPFMHEKAESMANLVMETSPNIVLIVGDDMRIMEYSDVGEKYFGRTRSQALQMYLYELIDPVNFQWVFDTHQNIHGKRVNYPEYNLSTLQNIVYIEKENAVLATFIDITREEELAKEEYERKLETIDLAQKVIHKQMMVAQEIAGLLGETTAETKTTLTKLCHSLLEDGSDAGYAGGELEREIPGVQLGSGAVPLKGVMTAGAPGGAGAGQIPGAGEQKKPTGYVHIGSANPRGGKSGYVHLSNVDLKKPGGNGGK, from the coding sequence ATGGGCATGGAAATCATAGATTTCAAAGCCACAAAGTGCAAACACTGCTATAAATGCGTCCGTTACTGCGGGGTAAAGGCCATCCAGGTCAAGGATGAGCGGGCGGTCATCATGCCGGACAAGTGCATCCTGTGCGGCCACTGTCTGAAAATCTGCCCCCAGTCAGCAAAAACCCTTAAGAGCGACCTGAACATGGTCCGCGGATTTTTGCGCGAAGGCATGCGTGTGGTGGTGTCCATTGCACCGTCCTATATGGGGTTATTGAAATACAAGACAATTGGTCAGGTGCGGGGGGCTCTGCTGCGCCTGGGGTTTGAGGATGTGAGGGAGACTTCCGAGGGAGCCGCTTTTGTGACGGCCGAGTATGCGAAGCTCCTGGCAGAGCACAAGATGGAGAACATCATAACCACATGCTGTCCAAGCGCCAATGACCTGGTGGAAATCTACTATCCGCAGCTCATACCTTACCTGGCGCCGGTGGTGTCCCCCATGATTGCCCACGGAAAGCTTCTGAAGGAAGAACTGGGACGGGATGTGAAGGTCGTGTTCCTTGGACCGTGTATTGCAAAGAAAAAAGAAGCCCTGGACCTGAGGCATGAGGGATATATTGACGCTGTATTAAATTTCAATGACATAAACAAATGGCTGGAGGAAAAGGACATCGTAATTGAGGACTGTGAAGACCGGCCATTTACCGCATTTGACCCCAAGGTGAACCGGCTGTATCCCGTGACCAACGGCGTGGTGAACTCCGTGCTGGCCACCGAGGAGAAGGGGGACGGATACAGGAAGTTCTATGTCCATGGGGAGGACAATTGTATTGATCTGTGTAAGAGTATGTCCCGCGGTGAAATCAAAGGCTGTTTTATCGAGATGAATATGTGTTCCGGCGGCTGCATCAAGGGCCCCACGGTGGATGAGGAGTTCATATCCAGATTCAAGGTAAAGCTGGACATGGAGGAGAGCATCTGCAGGGAGCCGGCTGAGGAAAAGCAGATGGAGCCGGTATGGGAAAATGTAAACTTCAGAAAGCGGTTCGAGGACCACTCACCCAGGGACCCCCAGCCTACGGAGGAACAGATACGGGAAATACTGCGCATGACCAACAAGCTGAAGCCGGAGGACGAGCTGAACTGCGGCGCCTGCGGTTATCCCACCTGCCGGGAAAAGGCCATTGCCGTATTCCAGCACAAGGCGGAGGTGAGTATGTGCATCCCCTTTATGCATGAAAAGGCGGAGTCCATGGCCAATCTGGTGATGGAGACTTCCCCGAACATTGTACTGATTGTGGGCGATGACATGCGCATCATGGAGTACTCGGATGTGGGCGAGAAATATTTCGGCAGGACTCGTTCCCAGGCATTGCAGATGTATCTGTATGAACTTATCGACCCAGTGAACTTCCAATGGGTATTTGATACACATCAGAATATCCATGGCAAGCGGGTCAATTATCCGGAATATAATCTTTCCACGCTGCAGAATATTGTGTACATAGAAAAGGAAAATGCTGTCCTGGCCACCTTCATAGACATAACCCGTGAGGAGGAGCTGGCCAAGGAAGAGTATGAGAGAAAGCTGGAGACCATAGATCTGGCCCAGAAGGTCATCCACAAGCAGATGATGGTGGCTCAGGAAATAGCAGGTCTCCTGGGAGAGACAACAGCTGAGACAAAAACTACTCTGACCAAGCTGTGCCACTCCCTGTTAGAGGACGGCAGTGACGCCGGGTATGCGGGGGGAGAACTGGAGCGGGAGATTCCGGGCGTACAGCTGGGAAGCGGAGCCGTGCCCTTAAAGGGTGTTATGACAGCCGGGGCGCCCGGCGGAGCGGGAGCCGGGCAGATACCGGGAGCCGGGGAACAGAAAAAGCCTACGGGCTATGTCCATATCGGCAGCGCCAATCCGCGCGGCGGAAAATCCGGGTATGTTCATCTGAGCAATGTGGATTTAAAGAAACCAGGCGGCAACGGAGGTAAATAA